One window of the Candidatus Zixiibacteriota bacterium genome contains the following:
- the pseB gene encoding UDP-N-acetylglucosamine 4,6-dehydratase (inverting), which translates to MLSGKSILITGGTGSFGKKFVATVLNRHPNIRRLVIYSRDELKQFEMGQMMPSSKYPQLRFFIGDIRDKERLYRAMEGIDIVVHAAALKQVPACEYNPFEAIKTNILGAQNLIETAIDRGVRSVVALSTDKAAAPINLYGATKLCSDKLFVSANNFKGSRDIKFSVVRYGNVMGSRGSVIPFFMDKRKEGVIPITDPRMTRFNITLDEGVDLVLFAIVHMWGGEIFVPKIPSYKIVDLATAVAPECRQVLVGIRPGEKVHEEMITETDALNTLQFKNYFVILPSTRLWDVESFRKAFYGEFCPDGFHYSSGTNTEWLDIERLRELIRRHIDPEFTAKPVRAAEEINGADVEKIGHDFSEPVVIGG; encoded by the coding sequence ATGCTATCCGGTAAATCGATTTTAATAACCGGCGGAACCGGTTCGTTCGGCAAGAAATTCGTCGCCACCGTCTTGAACCGTCACCCCAACATCCGCCGGCTCGTTATTTATTCGCGCGATGAATTGAAACAGTTCGAAATGGGCCAGATGATGCCGTCGTCGAAATATCCCCAACTCCGCTTTTTTATCGGTGATATCCGCGACAAAGAGCGCTTGTATCGGGCGATGGAAGGGATCGATATTGTCGTGCATGCCGCGGCCCTGAAACAGGTTCCGGCCTGCGAGTACAATCCGTTCGAAGCGATCAAGACCAATATTCTGGGGGCGCAGAACCTGATCGAGACCGCGATTGACCGGGGGGTGCGAAGTGTGGTGGCTCTCAGTACCGATAAAGCGGCGGCGCCGATTAATCTTTACGGGGCGACCAAACTATGCTCCGACAAACTTTTCGTCTCGGCCAATAATTTCAAGGGCTCGCGGGATATCAAGTTTTCGGTGGTGCGTTATGGCAATGTCATGGGGAGTCGGGGAAGTGTGATTCCGTTCTTTATGGACAAGCGGAAAGAGGGGGTCATTCCGATTACCGACCCGCGCATGACACGGTTCAATATCACCCTTGATGAAGGGGTCGATCTGGTTCTTTTTGCTATCGTGCATATGTGGGGCGGTGAAATCTTCGTGCCGAAAATTCCCAGTTATAAAATTGTCGATCTGGCCACCGCCGTCGCCCCCGAATGCCGACAGGTTCTGGTGGGGATCCGGCCGGGTGAAAAAGTGCATGAAGAGATGATTACCGAAACCGATGCCCTCAACACTCTGCAGTTCAAAAATTATTTCGTGATTCTCCCGTCGACCCGTCTCTGGGATGTGGAGAGTTTCCGCAAGGCGTTCTACGGCGAATTCTGTCCCGACGGCTTTCATTATTCCAGCGGTACCAATACCGAATGGCTGGATATCGAACGGTTGCGTGAATTGATACGCCGCCATATCGATCCGGAATTTACCGCTAAGCCGGTCCGCGCGGCGGAAGAAATTAATGGAGCGGATGTTGAAAAAATCGGTCATGATTTCAGTGAACCTGTAGTGATAGGGGGATAA